Genomic segment of Streptomyces sp. NA02950:
CGCCACCGTACCCACCACCCTTCACCGTGGCCTTCGCCGTCCGACGCCCCCACCTTCCCGCCGTCCGGCCCGGGGCGCGAGGGGCGATTCGGCCCTGGCGGGGGTCGTTCGGCCCAGACGCCCGGGGCGGGCCGGTCGGACCCGACCGGACCCCGGGCAGCCCAAGAGGGCCGAGGGGGTGCCGCCGGAGGCTGGAGGAAGGATCCGGGGAGGCAGGGATGAAGCACCGCAAGATCGGCAACGTGATGACCGACGATGTCGTCCGGGTGGGCCACGAGGCCTCGTTCGAGGAGGTCAGCCAGTTGCTGGCGCGGCACCGCATCAACGGTCTGCCGGTGGTGGACGAGGACGACAAGGTGATCGGCGTGATCACCGGTACCGACCTCAGCGAGCTGACGGACCACCAGGGCTCCGGCCGCCAGGGCGGCGAACGGACCGACCCGGTGCCGCGGCAGTCCGCCGACGGACGCACCGCCCGGCAGCTGATGTCACGGCCCGCCGTCACCGTGCACCCCCAGGACACCATCGTGGACGCCGCGCGCTCCATGGCCCGCCACCGCATCGAACGGCTCCCCGTCGTGGACGAGGAGGACCGGCTGATCGGCATCGTGACCCGCCGTGACCTGCTGCGCGTCTTCCTCCGCCCGGACGACGAGATCCGCGCCGAGGTGATCGACGAGGTGCTGGTGCGCTCCCTGTGGCTGCCGCCGCAGACCGTCACGGTCACCGTGACCGACGGGGTGGTACGGCTGGAGGGCCGGCTCGACCGGCACAGCGAGATCCCCATCGCGGTCCGGATGGCCGGCCAGGTGGACGGGGTGGTGGCGGTGGTCGACCGGCTCACGTATCGCATCGACGACTCCCGCGGCCAGGGAGGTGCCGCGCCATGACGACCCCCGGCAAGCCGGCCCACGACGGCCGGGTCGTGGTGGGCCTCGATGGCTCCGACAGCGCCTGGAGCGCGCTGGACCGGGCCGTCGCCGAGGCCCGGCGGCGCGGTGCCACGCTGGAGATCGTGCACGCCTGGCCGTGGGCCCGTACCGATCCGCTCGCCTTCGACACGGACAGCGAACCCCAGCGACCCCCCGTCGAGGTGGCCCGCACGGTGCTGCGGCTGGCCGTGGCACGGGCCGCCGAGAAGGACCCGGAGCTGCGGATCGTGCCCACCCTCACCGCGCAGGACGCGGTGCCCGAACTGCTGCGGATCGGCCAGGACGCCTCGCTCATCGTCATCGGCACGCGCGGGCTGGGCGGCTTCACCGGTCTGCTGCTGGGCTCGGTCGGACTGCGGCTGGCCGCCCACACCCACCGCCCGCTGCTGGTGGTACGCGGCGACATCCCCGCCGCGTACGGGCCCGAGGGCCACGGCAAGGTGCTGGTCGGGATCGAGGGCGGCGCGGACGAGGCGGCGGCCCGGTTCGGCTTCGAGGAGGCGATCCGGCGCGGGGCGCGGCTGCGTGTGCTGTACGCGTGGACGCACCCCCGGACCTTCGGCGGCGACCACACCCTGCCCTCGCGGGAGGTCGTGGCCCTGCGGGCGGAGCGCGCGCAGGAGGAGACGTACCGCGTGGTGGCCGCGCTGCGCAAGGAGTTCGAGGAGGTGGGCGTCCGGGAGGACACGGTCCACAGCGCCCCCGCCCAGGCCCTGGTGGAGGCGTCGCGCGCGGCGGACGTCCTGGTCCTGGCCGTCCACCGCCGCACCGCCCGTCTGGGCCTCCAGCTCGGCCCCGTCACCCACGCGGTCCTCCACCACGCCCACTGCCCGGTGGTCCTGGTCCCGATCGGCTGACGCCCCCCGATCCCGCGCCGAGCGGACGAACGGCCCTGGGCCGTGGGGCCGTGCCAGGGCTGTGGGGCGGCGGGCCGGACGACGGCCGGGGCCCGCCGGGCGCGGGCGCGTCCCGGCGCGCGATGGAGGGCCGCGGGGCAGATGCCCGCCCGCTCGGTCCCGGCGAGAAGGCGACGCGCTCCCGCCACCGGGCGAGGCTGACGGCGCTGCGGTGCAACGGGCTCACCGGCGCCTGTGTCGCCGGGCCATACGAGCCCGGCCGGCGACCGGACGCGGCACGCGTCCGCGCGCTGCCCGGGCGCCGCAGGCCCGACAGACGGCCGAGCACGCGGGGCCGCGGGACGCGGAGCGGACGGGCGGACCGCGAGAGCACGGCTTCGCGTGGGCGGACTGCCCACGCGAGTCCGGCGCGACGCCCGGCAGCCCGCTGGATCCCGCCCGAGCGGGGGCGCGGGGTGGATGGGCCGGTTGTCCTGGGGGCGGAGGGTGGCCCGGGGCCGGTCGGCCCTGGCGTTGGGCCGTCCGACGTGGTGCCCTGGAAAGTGGCACCGGGGGCATCCAGCAGACGCGGAGAAGCGGACCGGTGACCGCCGGTGAAGCGTGTGACCGATGACCGCGCACCGCGCAATCAGGGCCCGCGAGAAGCGGGCGGCCCCCGGCGCCGCGGGTGTGCCGCGGCGGCGGCCGGCAGGACGGGGCCCGAACGGGCCGTATCGCCCCGTCGGCACACGATCGACAAGGACATATTCCGGCAGGCGTCCCCGGGGCCGTTGCAGCCGCGGGAGTCCCGGCAGCCACTCCCCCGCGCCGTGCCGGAGAGGAGGCAGCGATGGTGCGCCCCGTCACCGCGGGACTGGACGGGTCCCCCGAGAGTCTGGCCGCCGCCGACTGGGCGGCGCACGAGGCGATGCTGCGCGACGCTCCGCTGCGGCTGGTCAACGCCTGGCCGGGCCCCGAGCAGTTGGAACTGACCCCGGGCCGGGAGGCCGCCTGGCACTACTGGGCCGAGCGCGCGCTGCGTTCGGCGCGGGCCGAACTGGACGCCGAACACCCGGAGATGGCGATCCTGACCGATCAGGTCCCCGGATATCCGGGTCCCGTGCTGCTGGCCGAAGCGGAGCGGTCCGAGCTGCTGGTTGTCGGGTCCCGTTCGCTCGGGGTGGTCGCCGGATTCTTCCTGGGCTCCGTCGGTCTGGAGCTGGCCGCCCGCGCCGCCGTCCCCGTCGCACTGGTGCGGGCGGACACCCGCGAGACACGGAACGCCGATGTGGTGGCGGGGGTGGACGTGCACGCGTCGTGCGACGACGTGCTGGAGTTCGCGTTCGACGCCGCGGCCCGGCGCGGAGCGGGGCTGCTGTGCGTGTACGCCAGCAGGGTTCCGGCGATCCGGGACTCCGCGCCCTGGGTCGTGGACGTCGGGCTGACCGATGCCCGCGAGGAGGCGGAGAAGACGCTGGCCGAGGCGATGGCGCCGTGGCGGGACAAGTTCGCCGGGGTGCGGGTCGTCGAGGAGATCGCGTCGGACAGTCCGGCCCGGCGGCTGGTGGCAGCCGCGGCGGGGGCAGCGCTGATGGTCGTGGGGCGCGGGCCGCGCAGTTCGGGCCTCGGGCCGCGGCTCGGGCCGGTCGCCCAGGCCGTGGCGCACCACGCCGCCTGTCCGGTCGCCGTCGTACCCCAGGGCTGACACCACGCATGCCACCGGCCGCAGCCACGAGCCGAGGAGAGGAGAGGAAACGGCCATGAAAGCACTCGTCTTCCACGGGCCGGGGCGGATCTCCTGGGAGCAGGTGCCCGACCCCGACCTCTTGGAGATCACCGACGCGATCGTGCGGATCGACACGGTCACCATCTGCGGCACCGACCTGCACATCCTGAACGGCGACGTACCGGATGTCAGGCCCGGTACGGTCCTCGGCCACGAGGCCGTGGGCGAGGTGGTGGAGACCGGGGAGGACGTACGGAGCGTACGCCCCGGGGACCGCGTGCTGATCTCGTGCATCTCGGCGTGCGGCCACTGCCGGTTCTGCCGGGAGCGTGCGTACGGGCAGTGCCGCGGGGGCGGGGGCTGGGTCCTGGGGCGTTCGATCAACGGAACGCAGGCGGAGTACGTCCGGGTGCCGTTCGCCGATCTGTCGGTGCATCCGCTGCCCGGCTCTGCCGAGGGCCAGGACGCGGTGCTGCTGGCGGACATCTTCCCGACCGCCTACGAGGTGGGGGTCCTCAACGGCCGGGTGGGCCCCGGGGACACCGTCGCGGTGGTGGGGGCCGGGCCGATCGGGCTGGCCGCGATCGCGACCGCGGAGTTCTTCTCCCCCGGTCGGATCATCGCCGTCGACTACGCCACCGCGCGGCTGGACGCGGCCAAGCGGGTCGGCGCCGACGCGGTGGCCGCCGCGGACGAGGATCCGGAGCGGCTGGTCGACGACCTCACCGAGGGACTGGGCGCCGATGTGGTGATCGAGGCGGTGGGCACACCGCAGAGCTTCGAGGCATGCACCCGCATGGTGCGGCCCGGTGGCCGGATCGCCAATGTCGGGGTGCACGCCAGGCCCGCCACCCTGCACCTGGAAGAGCTGTGGATCAAGAACGTGACGATCACCACCGGGCTGGTCGACACG
This window contains:
- a CDS encoding universal stress protein, whose translation is MVRPVTAGLDGSPESLAAADWAAHEAMLRDAPLRLVNAWPGPEQLELTPGREAAWHYWAERALRSARAELDAEHPEMAILTDQVPGYPGPVLLAEAERSELLVVGSRSLGVVAGFFLGSVGLELAARAAVPVALVRADTRETRNADVVAGVDVHASCDDVLEFAFDAAARRGAGLLCVYASRVPAIRDSAPWVVDVGLTDAREEAEKTLAEAMAPWRDKFAGVRVVEEIASDSPARRLVAAAAGAALMVVGRGPRSSGLGPRLGPVAQAVAHHAACPVAVVPQG
- a CDS encoding universal stress protein — encoded protein: MTTPGKPAHDGRVVVGLDGSDSAWSALDRAVAEARRRGATLEIVHAWPWARTDPLAFDTDSEPQRPPVEVARTVLRLAVARAAEKDPELRIVPTLTAQDAVPELLRIGQDASLIVIGTRGLGGFTGLLLGSVGLRLAAHTHRPLLVVRGDIPAAYGPEGHGKVLVGIEGGADEAAARFGFEEAIRRGARLRVLYAWTHPRTFGGDHTLPSREVVALRAERAQEETYRVVAALRKEFEEVGVREDTVHSAPAQALVEASRAADVLVLAVHRRTARLGLQLGPVTHAVLHHAHCPVVLVPIG
- a CDS encoding alcohol dehydrogenase catalytic domain-containing protein, encoding MKALVFHGPGRISWEQVPDPDLLEITDAIVRIDTVTICGTDLHILNGDVPDVRPGTVLGHEAVGEVVETGEDVRSVRPGDRVLISCISACGHCRFCRERAYGQCRGGGGWVLGRSINGTQAEYVRVPFADLSVHPLPGSAEGQDAVLLADIFPTAYEVGVLNGRVGPGDTVAVVGAGPIGLAAIATAEFFSPGRIIAVDYATARLDAAKRVGADAVAAADEDPERLVDDLTEGLGADVVIEAVGTPQSFEACTRMVRPGGRIANVGVHARPATLHLEELWIKNVTITTGLVDTYSTPTLLSMLAAGRLPASTLITHLFELDQMEEAYEVFSQPADTGAIKIALGGPTRPLATREG
- a CDS encoding CBS domain-containing protein, which produces MKHRKIGNVMTDDVVRVGHEASFEEVSQLLARHRINGLPVVDEDDKVIGVITGTDLSELTDHQGSGRQGGERTDPVPRQSADGRTARQLMSRPAVTVHPQDTIVDAARSMARHRIERLPVVDEEDRLIGIVTRRDLLRVFLRPDDEIRAEVIDEVLVRSLWLPPQTVTVTVTDGVVRLEGRLDRHSEIPIAVRMAGQVDGVVAVVDRLTYRIDDSRGQGGAAP